In Silene latifolia isolate original U9 population chromosome X, ASM4854445v1, whole genome shotgun sequence, the following proteins share a genomic window:
- the LOC141623465 gene encoding uncharacterized protein LOC141623465: protein MSNAYMSRLCIVHHSVATPLPPRCNLVSQLFKRFSSCSSLAVAPACPLAISHSALSLTAQLTAAGTTQRSEEWFALRKDKLTTSTFGTALGFWKGTRRAELWSEKVFPLDPKPPEASSMRAMEWGVLNEAVAIEKYKSITGRDVSFLGFAVHSEQNFDWLGASPDGLLSCSQQLGILEVKCPYNKGKPALALPWSTMPFYYMPQVQGQLEIMDRDWVDLYCWTPNGSTIFRVYRERGYWELMHEILREFWWENVIPAREALLVGGEEAASFYKPTSKHKLTGLMIFKSIKLAAEAKLLCKEIAGHVEFYT from the coding sequence ATGAGCAATGCCTACATGTCAAGATTATGCATTGTGCATCACAGTGTTGCCACACCACTGCCACCAAGATGCAACCTTGTTTCACAACTTTTTAAAAGATTCTCTTCCTGCAGCTCGTTGGCTGTCGCCCCAGCTTGTCCACTTGCCATCAGTCACTCGGCACTGTCACTGACTGCTCAACTAACTGCAGCCGGTACAACACAACGCTCTGAAGAGTGGTTTGCTCTCCGTAAGGATAAGCTTACAACAAGTACATTTGGGACCGCCTTGGGATTCTGGAAGGGGACGAGGCGAGCTGAGCTTTGGAGTGAAAAGGTTTTTCCTTTGGATCCCAAACCTCCGGAAGCTTCTAGCATGCGGGCCATGGAATGGGGTGTTCTTAATGAAGCCGTTGCTATTGAGAAGTACAAAAGCATTACTGGACGTGATGTGAGCTTTTTGGGATTTGCAGTTCACTCTGAGCAAAATTTTGATTGGCTCGGTGCATCCCCCGATGGACTTCTTAGTTGCTCTCAACAACTGGGGATTCTAGAGGTGAAATGCCCATATAATAAAGGGAAGCCTGCTTTGGCTTTGCCCTGGTCAACAATGCCCTTCTATTACATGCCTCAGGTTCAGGGTCAATTGGAGATAATGGATCGAGACTGGGTTGATCTATATTGTTGGACACCTAATGGGAGCACGATATTCAGAGTATATAGAGAACGTGGATATTGGGAGCTTATGCATGAAATTTTACGTGAGTTTTGGTGGGAGAATGTCATTCCTGCTAGAGAAGCCTTATTGGTAGGCGGGGAAGAAGCAGCCAGCTTTTATAAACCCACTTCTAAACATAAACTAACAGGTCTAATGATTTTCAAGAGCATTAAGTTGGCAGCTGAGGCCAAATTGTTGTGCAAGGAGATTGCTGGTCATGTTGAATTCTATACATGA